The Leucobacter rhizosphaerae genome includes a region encoding these proteins:
- a CDS encoding four-carbon acid sugar kinase family protein: protein MTSFSNPVLVIADDLTGANAAGARFARAGLRSATVTWSGLTGGLPGFDALIVTTDSRHLPHEEAAERVATAIRRSPGSALVVKRIDTTLRGNIGAELEAALTAVRAAHPGDRVRALLVPAFPTSGRTTVDGVQLLNGKPLERTELRDDVHNPMTTSVVAEIVGQQSALTTRHLSLRHVVGEQLADQLAAGDEDLLICDATDDHHIEAIAAAAAAVSEQTGIRWVTVDPGPFGALLAQAAGLGSARAEEPPLVALLGSVTELSIAQADYLARSELVTVVEVDALELAGERAGSEAPADPVAALSERIEGALTSVAFPQQVLVRVQPPATGGYLSAAGRERLPELLAEVLLRAVERVPVSGLYSSGGDITAAILDIAQIQAFEVVGEVIPLAVYGRVIGGALDGLPVVTKGGLIGTEVTAEACMNQLRALAESRFETPA, encoded by the coding sequence ATGACCTCCTTCTCCAATCCGGTACTGGTGATCGCCGATGACCTGACCGGCGCGAACGCCGCGGGCGCCCGGTTCGCGCGAGCGGGCCTCCGCTCCGCGACCGTGACCTGGAGCGGTCTCACCGGTGGCCTGCCGGGGTTCGACGCGCTCATCGTGACGACGGACAGCCGGCACCTGCCGCACGAGGAAGCCGCGGAACGGGTCGCCACGGCGATCCGGCGGAGCCCGGGCAGCGCGCTCGTGGTCAAGCGCATCGACACGACCCTCCGGGGCAACATCGGCGCCGAGCTCGAGGCGGCGCTGACCGCCGTACGTGCGGCGCACCCCGGGGATCGGGTCCGCGCGCTGCTCGTCCCGGCGTTCCCCACTTCGGGGCGGACGACCGTCGACGGCGTGCAACTCCTCAACGGCAAGCCGCTCGAGCGCACGGAGTTGCGCGACGACGTGCACAACCCGATGACCACCTCGGTGGTCGCGGAGATCGTCGGGCAGCAGTCGGCGCTCACGACGCGTCACCTCTCGTTGCGCCACGTCGTCGGTGAGCAACTGGCCGACCAGCTCGCGGCGGGCGACGAGGATCTGCTCATCTGCGATGCCACCGACGATCACCACATCGAGGCGATCGCGGCCGCCGCTGCGGCGGTGTCGGAGCAGACCGGCATCCGCTGGGTGACCGTCGATCCGGGCCCCTTCGGTGCGCTGCTCGCGCAGGCAGCCGGACTCGGCAGCGCGCGCGCCGAGGAGCCGCCGCTCGTCGCGCTGCTCGGGAGCGTGACGGAGCTGTCGATCGCGCAGGCCGACTACCTCGCGCGGAGCGAGCTCGTCACCGTCGTCGAGGTCGATGCGCTGGAACTCGCGGGGGAACGTGCGGGCTCGGAAGCACCCGCGGATCCCGTCGCGGCGCTGAGCGAGCGGATCGAAGGCGCGCTGACGTCGGTCGCGTTCCCTCAGCAGGTGCTGGTGCGCGTGCAGCCGCCCGCGACGGGCGGGTACCTCTCCGCAGCGGGCCGGGAGCGGCTCCCGGAGCTGCTCGCCGAGGTGCTGCTGCGCGCTGTCGAGCGCGTGCCCGTCTCCGGCCTGTACAGCAGCGGGGGCGACATCACCGCCGCGATCCTCGACATCGCACAGATCCAGGCCTTCGAGGTCGTCGGCGAGGTGATCCCGCTCGCCGTCTACGGCCGGGTGATCGGCGGCGCGCTCGACGGACTCCCCGTGGTCACGAAGGGCGGGCTCATCGGGACCGAGGTCACCGCCGAGGCCTGCATGAACCAGCTGCGCGCGCTGGCGGAGAGCCGCTTCGAGACCCCTGCCTGA
- a CDS encoding dihydrolipoamide acetyltransferase family protein: MSEMTFPLPDVGEGLTEAEIVTWHVAAGDTVALNQVICEIETAKSLVELPSPFTGVVAEVLVEVGQTVPVGDPILRVTVEGGDDVAAATAPEPASDPVADETRDAVADAAASVEHEESGGAVLVGYGTAGSAQSRRRRGGEPLLAGGAGSGAAAIPVAEASPIIAKPPIRKLAKDLGVDLSTVSGSGIAGEILRDDVVRQASQASVFRNIVTPEASEAREERIPLKGVRKMTAQAMVTSSNEAPHVSVFTDVDATRTMEFVKRLKSSTDFAGTKVSPLLIFAKAMLWAIRRNPEINSTFTETEIIRRNFVNLGIAAATPRGLIVPNIKDAQELSLLDLAKAIEQLTITARDGRTQPAQMQNGTITITNIGVFGMDFGTPILNPGECAIMAMGTIKEKPWVVDGEVRPRMVTTVGGSFDHRIVDGDVISRFVADVASVLEEPALLLD, from the coding sequence ATGAGCGAGATGACCTTCCCCCTCCCCGATGTCGGCGAGGGACTGACCGAGGCCGAGATCGTCACCTGGCACGTCGCCGCGGGAGACACCGTCGCGCTGAACCAGGTGATCTGCGAGATCGAGACGGCGAAGTCGCTCGTCGAGCTGCCGTCGCCCTTCACGGGTGTCGTAGCCGAGGTGCTCGTCGAGGTGGGGCAGACCGTTCCCGTCGGCGACCCGATCCTGCGGGTGACCGTCGAGGGTGGTGACGATGTCGCCGCCGCGACCGCTCCCGAGCCCGCGAGCGATCCGGTGGCCGACGAGACGCGCGACGCCGTGGCCGATGCGGCTGCCAGCGTTGAGCACGAGGAGTCGGGTGGAGCGGTGCTCGTCGGGTACGGCACCGCGGGCTCGGCGCAGTCGCGCCGCCGGCGCGGCGGGGAGCCGCTGCTGGCGGGCGGGGCGGGATCCGGCGCCGCCGCGATCCCCGTCGCCGAGGCGTCCCCGATCATCGCGAAGCCCCCGATCCGGAAGCTCGCGAAGGATCTCGGCGTCGACCTCTCCACGGTGTCCGGGAGCGGGATCGCGGGAGAGATCCTCCGCGACGACGTCGTGCGGCAGGCGTCGCAGGCGAGCGTGTTCCGCAACATCGTCACCCCGGAGGCGTCGGAGGCCCGCGAGGAGCGGATCCCGCTGAAGGGCGTGCGCAAGATGACCGCCCAGGCGATGGTCACGAGCTCCAACGAGGCGCCGCACGTCAGCGTCTTCACCGACGTCGATGCGACCCGCACGATGGAGTTCGTGAAGCGGCTGAAGAGCTCCACCGACTTCGCGGGCACGAAGGTGTCGCCCCTGCTGATCTTCGCGAAGGCGATGCTGTGGGCGATCCGGCGCAACCCCGAGATCAACTCCACGTTCACCGAGACCGAGATCATCCGGCGCAACTTCGTGAACCTCGGGATCGCCGCGGCGACCCCGCGCGGCCTCATCGTGCCGAACATCAAGGACGCTCAGGAGCTCAGCCTGCTCGATCTTGCGAAGGCGATCGAGCAGCTCACGATCACGGCGCGGGACGGCCGTACGCAGCCCGCGCAGATGCAGAACGGCACCATCACGATCACGAACATCGGCGTCTTCGGCATGGACTTCGGCACCCCGATCCTGAACCCGGGCGAGTGCGCGATCATGGCGATGGGCACGATCAAGGAGAAGCCGTGGGTCGTCGACGGTGAGGTGCGACCGCGCATGGTGACCACCGTGGGCGGGTCGTTCGATCACCGGATCGTGGACGGCGACGTGATCTCGCGCTTCGTCGCCGACGTCGCGTCGGTGCTCGAAGAGCCGGCGCTCCTGCTCGACTGA
- a CDS encoding GntP family permease — protein sequence MDLQLLVALLGGVATVILIILLTRLDAFPALLLGAIVTGVIAGVAPLELVDMMTAGFGNTLASIGIVIGLGVSLGKLLEVTGGADALARSFIKLFGKGRERVAMTATGAVVSIPVFCDSGYVMLHPLARSLARKAQQPVVGLSLALAGGLVLSHTLVPPTPGPLAVAGLLGVDLGVMFLVGIPFILVLIPVVLTYARIMGKRLEPFRDHTMFADEEAEADTRPVISAGRAAIPLLVPILLIIGNTVTKALIPDSPVQAIAGFLGAPAIALLIGLIIGAYLLPQRRTDRKTVVGWLGQAAASGGLIIFITGAGGAFANVLTQSGVGKNLADGVGMLPLPLFLIPFVIASVLRIAQGSGTVAMITAATLAVPLVQDGGLNPVLAAMAAACGAFVLSQFNDSFFWVVTKFAGLSGVNAMKAWSGMTTTIWAATIPLLFILWAIVG from the coding sequence GTGGACCTTCAATTGCTCGTAGCCCTGCTCGGCGGGGTGGCGACGGTCATTCTCATCATTCTGCTCACCCGCCTCGACGCCTTCCCGGCACTGCTGCTCGGCGCGATCGTCACGGGTGTCATCGCGGGCGTTGCGCCGCTCGAACTCGTCGACATGATGACCGCGGGTTTCGGCAACACCCTCGCGAGCATCGGCATCGTGATCGGTCTCGGGGTGTCGCTCGGCAAACTGCTGGAGGTGACGGGCGGCGCCGACGCGCTCGCCAGATCCTTCATCAAGCTCTTCGGCAAGGGGCGCGAGCGTGTTGCGATGACCGCCACCGGAGCCGTCGTCTCGATCCCGGTGTTCTGCGACAGCGGCTACGTCATGCTGCACCCCCTCGCCCGTTCGCTCGCCCGCAAGGCGCAGCAGCCGGTCGTCGGGCTCTCGCTCGCCCTCGCCGGTGGTCTCGTGCTGAGCCACACGCTCGTGCCGCCGACCCCCGGCCCGCTGGCCGTCGCGGGCCTCCTCGGCGTGGACCTCGGCGTCATGTTCCTCGTGGGCATCCCGTTCATCCTCGTGCTGATCCCCGTCGTGCTGACCTACGCCCGCATCATGGGCAAGCGCCTCGAGCCGTTCCGCGATCACACCATGTTCGCCGATGAGGAGGCGGAGGCCGACACGCGCCCCGTCATCAGCGCCGGTCGCGCGGCGATCCCGCTGCTCGTGCCGATCCTGCTCATCATCGGCAACACTGTGACGAAGGCGCTCATCCCGGACTCCCCGGTGCAGGCCATCGCCGGCTTCCTCGGCGCACCCGCCATCGCGCTCCTCATCGGCCTCATCATCGGCGCCTACCTGTTGCCGCAGCGCCGCACCGACCGCAAGACCGTGGTCGGCTGGCTCGGACAGGCGGCGGCCTCGGGCGGCCTCATCATCTTCATCACCGGTGCCGGTGGCGCCTTTGCGAACGTGCTCACGCAGTCCGGGGTCGGCAAGAACCTGGCCGACGGCGTCGGGATGCTCCCGCTGCCGCTCTTCCTCATCCCCTTCGTGATCGCGAGTGTGCTCCGCATCGCCCAGGGCTCCGGCACCGTCGCGATGATCACCGCGGCAACGCTCGCCGTGCCGCTCGTGCAGGACGGCGGCCTGAACCCAGTGCTCGCTGCCATGGCAGCGGCCTGCGGCGCCTTCGTGCTCTCGCAGTTCAACGACTCGTTCTTCTGGGTGGTCACGAAGTTCGCGGGCCTCTCCGGCGTGAACGCCATGAAAGCATGGAGCGGTATGACCACCACCATCTGGGCGGCGACGATCCCGCTCCTCTTCATCCTCTGGGCGATCGTCGGGTAG
- a CDS encoding thiamine pyrophosphate-dependent enzyme yields MSTHSMIDPLHGGADPEPIRFLDDDGAYAPSATAAAFADELANVGVDDFSQWYRDMVGTRAFDTECTHLQRQGQLALWVPSVGQEGCQVGLVRATEPQDHVFPAYREHLVANVRGVDRLAIAAQFRGMTHGGWDITDPANGNVHLYTLVLGSQTQHATGHALGQVLDAKRRAGDTALDAGEAGIETGEATMVFYGDGTSSQGDPNEAMVFAASYQTPEVFVVQNNGWAISVPVTRQSRTPLYRRALGFGIRAVQIDGNDPLAAYAVGRRYLRLAREGAGPGYIEALTYRIGAHTTADDPTRYRPDGELEAWQLRDPIRRLEGHLRSLGVDDAFFAEVAETADREAKVVRDQILTLPAPDPDSMFAHVYAEPHPRIDEQRAWFARYESSFEESTA; encoded by the coding sequence ATGAGTACGCACAGCATGATCGACCCGCTTCACGGAGGCGCTGATCCCGAGCCGATCCGCTTTCTCGATGACGACGGGGCCTACGCGCCCTCGGCCACGGCCGCGGCGTTCGCCGACGAGCTCGCGAACGTCGGCGTCGACGACTTCTCGCAGTGGTACCGCGACATGGTCGGCACCCGTGCGTTCGACACCGAGTGCACCCACCTGCAGCGTCAGGGTCAGCTCGCCCTCTGGGTGCCGAGCGTCGGCCAGGAGGGCTGCCAGGTCGGCCTCGTTCGGGCCACCGAGCCGCAGGACCACGTCTTCCCCGCGTACCGCGAGCACCTCGTCGCGAACGTGCGCGGCGTCGACCGGCTGGCGATCGCGGCGCAGTTCCGCGGCATGACGCACGGCGGCTGGGACATCACCGATCCGGCCAACGGCAACGTGCACCTCTACACGCTCGTGCTCGGCTCGCAGACGCAGCACGCCACCGGTCACGCGCTCGGCCAGGTGCTCGACGCCAAGCGGCGCGCGGGCGACACGGCCCTCGACGCCGGTGAGGCCGGCATCGAGACGGGCGAGGCCACGATGGTCTTCTACGGCGACGGCACATCGAGCCAGGGCGACCCCAACGAGGCGATGGTGTTCGCGGCCAGCTACCAGACCCCCGAGGTCTTCGTCGTGCAGAACAACGGCTGGGCGATCTCGGTGCCGGTGACCCGGCAGTCGCGCACCCCGCTCTACCGGCGCGCGCTCGGCTTCGGGATCCGCGCCGTGCAGATCGACGGCAACGACCCGCTCGCGGCCTATGCCGTCGGCCGCCGCTACCTGCGCCTCGCGCGCGAGGGCGCCGGCCCCGGGTACATCGAAGCGCTCACCTACCGCATCGGCGCGCACACCACCGCCGACGACCCCACCCGCTACCGGCCCGACGGAGAGCTCGAGGCCTGGCAGCTGCGGGATCCGATCCGCCGCCTCGAGGGGCACCTGCGGAGCCTCGGCGTCGACGACGCCTTCTTCGCGGAGGTCGCCGAGACGGCCGACCGTGAGGCCAAGGTCGTGCGCGACCAGATCCTGACCCTGCCGGCGCCGGATCCCGACTCGATGTTCGCCCATGTCTACGCCGAACCGCACCCGCGGATCGACGAGCAGCGCGCCTGGTTCGCACGGTACGAGTCGTCGTTCGAGGAGAGCACCGCATGA
- a CDS encoding alpha-ketoacid dehydrogenase subunit beta — MTEIATLAERTTLPVARAINEGLRTAMAADDRVLLMGEDIGPLGGVFRVTDKLQAEFGSARVLDTPLAEAGIVGSAIGLALRGYRPVVEIQFDGFIFPAFNQITTQLAKIRARHDGMVDMPIVIRVPYGGHINSIEHHEESPEAYFAHTPGLRVVAPSTANDAYWMIQQSIASNDPVLFFEPKAKYWHKGEVDPAAPAVELHQSRVARVGTDCTVVGFGAMVTTLLQAAEIAQAEGTSIEVIDLRTVSPIDYEPLLASVRKTGRLVVAQEASGNASVGSEIAATVAERAFYSLQAPVLRVSGYDVPFPAAAIEPLFLPDADRVLEAVDRTMHY; from the coding sequence ATGACCGAGATCGCGACGCTCGCGGAGCGCACCACCCTGCCGGTCGCGCGGGCCATCAACGAGGGGCTGCGCACCGCGATGGCCGCCGACGACCGCGTGCTGCTCATGGGTGAGGACATCGGGCCGCTCGGCGGCGTCTTCCGCGTCACCGACAAGCTGCAGGCCGAGTTCGGTTCCGCCCGGGTGCTCGACACCCCGCTCGCCGAGGCCGGCATCGTCGGGAGTGCGATCGGCCTCGCGCTGCGCGGCTACCGGCCCGTCGTCGAGATCCAGTTCGACGGCTTCATCTTCCCCGCGTTCAACCAGATCACCACGCAGCTCGCGAAGATCCGCGCGCGGCACGACGGCATGGTCGACATGCCGATCGTGATCCGCGTGCCCTACGGGGGGCACATCAACTCGATCGAGCACCACGAGGAGAGCCCGGAGGCGTACTTCGCGCACACCCCGGGGCTGCGCGTCGTCGCGCCCTCGACGGCGAACGACGCCTACTGGATGATCCAGCAGTCGATCGCCTCGAACGACCCGGTGCTCTTCTTCGAGCCGAAGGCGAAGTACTGGCACAAGGGCGAGGTCGATCCCGCGGCGCCGGCCGTCGAGCTGCACCAGAGCCGAGTCGCGCGCGTCGGCACCGACTGCACCGTGGTGGGATTCGGGGCGATGGTGACCACGCTGCTCCAGGCCGCGGAGATCGCGCAGGCGGAGGGCACGAGCATCGAGGTCATCGACCTGCGCACCGTGTCGCCGATCGACTACGAGCCGCTGCTCGCCTCGGTGCGGAAGACGGGACGCCTCGTCGTCGCGCAGGAGGCCTCGGGTAATGCGAGTGTGGGGAGTGAGATCGCGGCGACCGTCGCGGAACGCGCCTTCTACTCGCTGCAGGCGCCGGTGCTGCGGGTGTCGGGGTACGACGTGCCGTTCCCCGCCGCCGCCATCGAACCGCTCTTCCTCCCCGACGCCGACCGCGTGCTCGAAGCGGTCGACCGAACGATGCACTACTGA